From Montipora foliosa isolate CH-2021 chromosome 6, ASM3666993v2, whole genome shotgun sequence, a single genomic window includes:
- the LOC138005927 gene encoding uncharacterized protein KIAA1958-like — translation MSDVSEHSDSEFYYPDDLSDTELLQLPTSFESEEKKSKLLTDEEVHNFIRNQQQASTVKKTMYDMNVFQKFLDECGEKRRITEIAPAELDSLLCNFYITAKKKDNTAYEPDTMSSFSRSIQRYLEDNKAKFNILKDEEFKVSREVLKSKRRELKKQGKGNKPNATVALTNEDIERIFDENQFGTHDPDVLSRTMWFLLTLHFGHRARHEARQMKFGDIVLRKDEVSGEEYLEWSTERESKTRHGKENEHQRSFRPKAYETGDKKCPVSCFKEFVNRRPTAAKSPESPFFLAVRHRRKPEDQIWFLNSPMGKNKIGKFLSNATKDLPLSRSGKYSNHSVRKTCIKTLLDSGVSHNSVAQLSGHKSLKSLDSYAVASHQQQRQMSKILSGKENSEPKPNPNQSSGRTVQDFNQTPGIFSGANIGVINIQNFVLSEASGSKQSSHISLPNKRRCHVIESSDEED, via the coding sequence atgagcgatgTGAGTGAACATTCCGatagcgaattttattaccctgATGACCTGTCTGATACGGAACTTCTTCAACTGCCAACTTCTTtcgaaagtgaagaaaaaaagtcaaaactACTCACAGATGAAGAAGTTCATAATTTTATTAGAAACCAGCAACAAGCAAGCACCGTCAAGAAAACCATGTATGACATGAACGTATTCCAAAAATTTCTTGATGAATGTGGTGAGAAACGAAGAATAACTGAAATTGCCCCGGCCGAGCTCGACAGTCTTCTGTGCAATTTTTACATTACTGCGAAGAAAAAGGACAACACAGCGTACGAACCTGATACAATGTCATCCTTCTCACGAAGCATACAGCGCTACTTGGAAGACAACAAAGCAAAGTTCAATATCCTTAAAGACGAGGAATTCAAGGTCTCAAGAGAAGTCCTTAAATCCAAGCGACGGGAACTTAAGAAGCAGGGTAAAGGGAACAAACCAAATGCCACAGTAGCCCTGACAAACGAAGATATTGAGCGCATCTTTGATGAAAATCAGTTTGGCACCCATGATCCTGATGTCCTTTCGCGTACTATGTGGTTCTTGCTCACTCTTCACTTCGGCCACCGAGCAAGACACGAGGCAAGGCAAATGAAATTTGGCGACATCGTTTTAAGAAAAGATGAAGTGAGTGGCGAAGAATATCTGGAATGGAGCACCGAAAGGGAAAGCAAAACCCGACACGGCAAAGAAAATGAGCACCAAAGATCTTTCCGCCCGAAAGCGTACGAGACAGGCGACAAGAAATGTCCAGTGTCTTGCTTCAAAGAGTTTGTTAACAGGCGACCTACAGCGGCCAAATCACCGGAAAGTCCTTTCTTCCTGGCTGTTCGTCACCGGAGAAAACCAGAAGATCAAATTTGGTTCTTGAACAGCCCAATGGGGAAAAACAAAATCGGAAAGTTTCTTTCTAACGCTACGAAGGACTTACCATTGTCGAGGAGCGGTAAATACAGTAACCATTCAGTCAGAAAAACCTGCATCAAAACGCTTCTTGATTCCGGAGTGTCACACAACAGTGTGGCCCAGCTAAGTGGCCATAAAAGCCTCAAAAGTCTGGATAGCTACGCCGTAGCATCTCATCAACAACAGCGTCAGATGTCTAAAATACTGAGTGGGAAAGAAAACTCGGAGCCGaaaccaaatccaaaccagTCAAGTGGCAGAACCGTTCAAGACTTCAACCAGACACCTGGCATATTTTCGGGAGCAAACATTGGTGTAATAAACATCCAGAATTTTGTCCTTTCTGAAGCCTCTGGATCGAAGCAATCTTCACACATTTCGCTCCCGAACAAACGCCGCTGTCATGTTATTGAATCTTCAGATGAAGAAGATTaa